TGCTGGGCGAAACTGAAGTGGCTAATGGTCAGGTCGTCGTTAAGGATCTGCGCACAGGTGAGCAAACTACCGTTGAACAAGCAAACGCGGTCGCTCATTTGCAGGCGCTACTGGGTTAATTTCCCCAGTGTTTAATCGTTAAGGAGAAGGACTGCGTGGAAATTTACGAAAACGATAACGAACAGGTTGATGCGGTAAAACGCTTCTTTGCCGAAAACGGCAAAGCGCTGGTAGTGGGTGTTGTTCTGGGTATTGGCGCACTGATGGGCTGGCGTTACTGGAACAGCCATCAGGCTGAAAGCTCAATGGCTTCTTCTCTTGAGTATCAAACCGTCACTCAAGCGGTGCGTGCTGATCAACCTGCCACGTTGAGTGCGGCAGAAAAATTCGCAGCTAGCACTAAAAATACTTACGGCGCACTGGCATCACTGGAAATTGCGCAGAAGTACGCAGATAACAACGACCTCGCGAAAGCAGCTGCTCA
The nucleotide sequence above comes from Buttiauxella selenatireducens. Encoded proteins:
- a CDS encoding YfgM family protein, with amino-acid sequence MEIYENDNEQVDAVKRFFAENGKALVVGVVLGIGALMGWRYWNSHQAESSMASSLEYQTVTQAVRADQPATLSAAEKFAASTKNTYGALASLEIAQKYADNNDLAKAAAQLQQGLSSTSDENLQALINVRLARVQIQQKQIDAALKTLDSVKGEGWVAIIADLRGEALLSKGDKQGARDAWSKGSQTDASPALREMMQMKINNLSS